A window of Fusarium musae strain F31 chromosome 1, whole genome shotgun sequence genomic DNA:
TAGTAGCCAGATGCCTTTATCCGCGAGTCACCAGCAGTATTCCATCCTTATGCTACTTATAGTcaagaaaaataaaattattcaTTTGAGTTGACTTGTGAATTTGGCTCTCATAGAAACTTGCCCTGGGTGCATCCACCGGCCATACCCCTCCTGACTTTGCCGATTGTTGAGGATATCTGTGACTTTATCTAGCCTTCATCGACGCCGAACCCTAAAGAGTATGTGTTGTCTCTGACACATTGCCCTTACCGGGTTTCGCgagctcatcaccaccatccgAGGCTTCTGCATCCAATGAAACTTTGAATGTGCGAAACTTGCGAATAGGAACGCCTCGAGCGAACAGCTCATCGATTTCTTCCAACGTCTTACCTCCACATTCAGGAATACAGAACCACGAGAATAATGTCGCCATGAACGAAGTCACTCCGAATATGAAGCCGACTTTAGACCCAAGGCCAGCATGCGATTGGTCAATGAGGTAGGGAATACTAAAAGCAACAGCCCACTGAATGACAATGTTGAAGACCGCTCCCACAGCATATGTGAGATCGCGTAGACCGGTCGTGGGGATCTCTGCGGCTACAACGTGTGAGAGAGGTGCCCATCCTAGGGAAAATCCGATGCCGAAGAGGGTGACGGTCGCAACGATAGCAGACCGAATGCTCTGCGAGGGATTCTTCACAGTTCCGAGCCCACCCATGGTCATAAGACTGGCTGTCTGAAGGACTGCTCCGGCTACCATCAAGGGACTATCGAATCACGTCAGCTGGTGTTGTTACATGTGAACACTCGGGCAATACTAACACTCGTCCTGTCTTATCGGACAAGAACTGTGTCAAGAAGACGGCAACAATATTAAGCGCAGAGTTGATGCATGACATAACAAAAGGGTTCACCGATTTCAAACTTTGGATAAAGATTGTGCCATATTTGGAAGCAAAGTTCTGACCCGTGAGTTGAAGAAAAATGTTGACGCCGACTGTGATCAAAGTTCGCTTGAGATTCGCTGAGGTCGTCAGTAAATGTCATATCCCTGGAATTGGTAGTTGGAGTTAGCTTACTCCCTCGCCACATATCTATGAAACTGCCCCTTTTAACAGTATTATTGAGAGCATTCTGCATCTCTCGAAATTCATGCTCGATCTCGTCGTCGGTATATGCCCCTTGTCGAAGCAGTCGGAGGGACTTGAGAGCATCATCCTGGCGATCTCGGGTCAATAGCCAACGGGGAGACTGGAAGAATTAGAGAAATCCGGTAGCCATCATGGTAGTTCTCATACCTCGGGGATCCACCACACAGCCACCGCGAGGATAGAAGGAATCACGAAGAAAAGGCCATAGGGGATCCTCCAGGAAGCATGTCCCTTGATTTCGCTGGTACCTCGGCAGATAATAGACATGATAAGGCTACCAAACTAGATGAGACATTAGAGAAATGAAACACCAGGAAGGAAAAGGATCTCAGACGAACCAAAAGACCAGACTGATAAGTACCAACGACAAAGCCGCGAGCCTCTGCGGGAACAAGCTCTGACTGTAAAACAGGGACTATGGCGAGTTCCATTCCGATGTAAACATATGTGATAGTACGACCAGTGATTGCTTGAGTCGGGGTCTTGGACGTAATCAAGATGACTCCGGATATCAAAGCCCAGAAACACATGAGAAACATTGCCAGACGGCGGCCAAAGCGACGGCTGAAGAGGTTACCAAGAACGAGACCAAACACAAAGCCAATAAATTGGATGCTGTtcaagagggagaggaagacCGTCTCGAGAACGTATGTACCAGTGGTTTGATCAAAGGTTCCGAACTGTCTCTTGAAGAAAGGCATTGCCTGAGTGTTACTGAAGGCAGCCTGGTCCATGCCGAAGTTGAGCTGCGACAAGGCAATCATGCCACAAGCATAGATGAGGCGGCCATTGAAGCAGGCAAGGAGCCCGCGAGTGCGTTTAGGAGGGGCCATGCTTGCTTGTTGCTCAGAATCTCGGATCATCAAGTTGTTGGCCTGGATGCAACTCTTGGTTTCCAAAGACTATACATGCTCGTATTTATACATGACGGCCGATTGTGGCCATAGACTGAAGCTTCTTGTCGCCAGAACTGGTTTCGATCACGCGAGATGATCTAGGACGCGAATGGAACATGGCTTTGTACAGTATCCTTGATGTTGGACGGGCATCATTGACGAGTGTAAGTGTTTTCCGGAGGTATGGCTGTGGTCTCAGCTTCGGTTAAATGAACCCGGAACTCGATAGTCGCCCATCTCTGGTAAAGTCAATGGCGTGCTAGAGGTTCCCCGCATTTCGGAGTTCGATAGGTTGTTTTGGCGACGCGGAGAGGCGGTTCCGTCTATGCCGGGACGGAGATGACGGAAGACGTTCGGAGTGGGGCCGTTCAGTGCTGAGGGCCTCTGGGACTCCTCTCATTTAGGCCAGTGGCTGATACTGTATGTCCAGCCTATGCTGGTTGTGGCATATTCCTATTTAAGCATTTATAAAGCTGGATACATCCTCGTACATCCCAGTGGGATGTATGGACGGAGAAGACGCGGATAGACGGCCTTAAGTGGACCTCAAGCACCCTCCATTATCAAGTGTGTATAGCTGATCCTGTCAACTCCACACTCCGATGAACCCTCCATAAACAGTCAATAAAAGTAGATAACCCCTGATTGAGAAACCAAATGTAGATAATTACCCCAAAATCCTCTCTGTTGCTCTACCGCGGCTGTCTTGTCAACCTCACAATCTATCTCAATAATGGGTTCCATTCCAACCCACAAGCGACCCAACtttctcgtcatcgtcgccgATGACCTGGGCTACAGTGACCTTGGATGCTTTGGCTCTGAGATAGCGACTCCAAATCTCGACCACCTCTCGCAGACTGGTGTGCGACTGACCAATTTCCATACGGCTTCAGCATGCTCTCCAACTAGGAGCATGCTGTTCTCTGGAACGGACAACCACATTGCAGGCC
This region includes:
- a CDS encoding hypothetical protein (EggNog:ENOG41), whose product is MAPPKRTRGLLACFNGRLIYACGMIALSQLNFGMDQAAFSNTQAMPFFKRQFGTFDQTTGTYVLETVFLSLLNSIQFIGFVFGLVLGNLFSRRFGRRLAMFLMCFWALISGVILITSKTPTQAITGRTITYVYIGMELAIVPVLQSELVPAEARGFVVGTYQSGLLFGSLIMSIICRGTSEIKGHASWRIPYGLFFVIPSILAVAVWWIPESPRWLLTRDRQDDALKSLRLLRQGAYTDDEIEHEFREMQNALNNTVKRGSFIDMWRGTNLKRTLITVGVNIFLQLTGQNFASKYGTIFIQSLKSVNPFVMSCINSALNIVAVFLTQFLSDKTGRVPLMVAGAVLQTASLMTMGGLGTVKNPSQSIRSAIVATVTLFGIGFSLGWAPLSHVVAAEIPTTGLRDLTYAVGAVFNIVIQWAVAFSIPYLIDQSHAGLGSKVGFIFGVTSFMATLFSWFCIPECGGKTLEEIDELFARGVPIRKFRTFKVSLDAEASDGGDELAKPGKGNVSETTHTL